A window of the Gammaproteobacteria bacterium genome harbors these coding sequences:
- a CDS encoding ABC transporter permease subunit: MLPAGYQYRRRLLSVGARWAVQSGGIGVIGAVTLIFFFLLYAVLPLFRAPKLHARTDYPVPAAAGAAAAGTLHYLIEEYREIGLRITDSGGAIFFRAGDGAVLETLSLLPEGAAPVTAFAAGNPAHGGFVLGLADGGGVAARAEFETRYAADGKRRVVPRIVFPLGRAPLPLDPEGRALTGLGLQADGERFVILARTADERLLLHSYLREEGGLGLEEEAGFAREAGGLLPPGRAAAPSHLLLGGDYRYAYAADGDGRLDFYHIGDVAAPRLVQSVRVVEGGAKLAAMTLLGGGVSLVLGDDRGRLAQWAPAHIPATGADHAAAPERVLSLVRLRDYEPLGAAIGAIGAEHYRRVFAAAAANGELGLYHATSGRTLLRRPQLRGAPGRMAFSPRADALLLEEAPGRLRFLAPEIAHPEFSWRSTWGKVWYEGRPAPVRVWQSSSGSGDFEPKFSLAPLAFGTLKAALYAMLFSLPIAILAAIYTAYFMHPALRGAVKPCIEIMEALPTVILGFLAGLWLAPLAERYLPAFLLAPFLILGLVFAAYWAWRLLPVRIRDCVPEGWEALLLIPVVVLATALAFACSGALEDWAFAGNMPLWLSSELGVDFSQRNSLVVGIAMGFAVIPTVFSISEDAIYGVPRHLTIGSLALGASRWQTIRRVVLLTAAPGIFSAVMLGLGRAVGETMIVVMATGNTAIMDLNLFQGLRAMSANIAIEMPESEVGGTHYRILFLSALVLFVMTFALNGAAEIVRQRFRARYGRL; the protein is encoded by the coding sequence ATGTTGCCGGCGGGGTACCAGTATCGGCGGCGGCTGCTCTCGGTGGGCGCCCGCTGGGCGGTGCAGTCGGGGGGCATCGGCGTGATCGGGGCGGTGACCTTGATCTTTTTCTTTTTGCTGTATGCGGTTTTGCCCCTGTTCCGGGCGCCGAAACTGCATGCGAGAACGGACTATCCCGTGCCCGCCGCGGCCGGTGCCGCGGCCGCCGGGACGCTGCATTACCTGATAGAGGAATACCGCGAGATCGGGCTGCGGATCACGGATAGCGGCGGCGCCATTTTCTTCCGTGCCGGCGACGGCGCCGTGCTGGAGACGCTGTCCCTGCTGCCGGAGGGCGCCGCGCCGGTGACGGCATTCGCCGCCGGCAACCCGGCGCATGGCGGCTTCGTCCTGGGGCTGGCGGACGGCGGCGGCGTGGCGGCGCGCGCCGAATTCGAGACCCGGTACGCGGCGGACGGCAAGCGGCGGGTCGTGCCGCGCATCGTCTTCCCGCTGGGGCGGGCGCCGCTGCCGTTGGACCCCGAGGGCCGGGCGCTGACCGGACTGGGCCTGCAAGCGGACGGGGAACGCTTCGTTATCCTGGCGCGGACGGCGGACGAGCGCCTGCTGCTGCATTCTTACCTGCGGGAGGAAGGCGGCCTCGGGCTGGAGGAGGAGGCGGGCTTTGCCCGCGAAGCCGGCGGCCTGTTGCCGCCGGGGCGGGCGGCGGCGCCCTCCCATTTGCTGCTGGGCGGGGACTACCGCTATGCGTATGCCGCCGACGGCGACGGCCGCCTGGATTTCTACCATATCGGCGATGTCGCGGCGCCGCGCCTGGTGCAAAGCGTCCGCGTCGTCGAGGGGGGCGCGAAACTTGCCGCCATGACGCTGCTCGGCGGCGGCGTCTCCCTGGTGCTGGGCGACGACCGCGGCCGGCTGGCGCAATGGGCGCCGGCGCATATCCCGGCGACCGGCGCGGACCATGCGGCTGCCCCGGAGCGGGTGCTGTCGCTGGTGCGGCTGCGCGACTACGAGCCCCTGGGCGCGGCGATCGGCGCCATCGGCGCCGAGCACTACCGGCGGGTATTCGCTGCCGCGGCGGCGAATGGCGAGCTGGGCCTCTACCATGCGACCTCCGGGCGCACCCTGTTGCGCCGCCCGCAGTTGCGGGGAGCGCCGGGGCGCATGGCCTTTTCGCCGCGGGCCGACGCCCTGTTGCTGGAGGAGGCCCCGGGGCGCCTGCGTTTTCTGGCGCCGGAAATCGCCCACCCGGAGTTTTCCTGGCGTTCGACCTGGGGCAAGGTCTGGTACGAGGGCCGCCCGGCGCCCGTGCGGGTATGGCAGTCTTCCTCCGGCAGCGGCGACTTCGAGCCCAAGTTCAGCCTGGCGCCGCTCGCCTTCGGCACCCTGAAGGCCGCCCTCTACGCCATGCTGTTCTCGTTGCCCATCGCTATCCTGGCGGCGATCTATACGGCCTATTTTATGCACCCGGCGTTGCGCGGCGCGGTCAAGCCCTGCATCGAGATCATGGAGGCGCTGCCGACTGTCATCCTGGGGTTTCTCGCCGGGCTCTGGCTGGCGCCGCTCGCCGAACGATATCTGCCCGCATTTCTGCTGGCGCCGTTCCTGATCCTGGGCCTGGTCTTCGCCGCCTACTGGGCATGGCGCCTGCTGCCCGTCCGCATCCGCGACTGCGTCCCCGAGGGCTGGGAGGCGTTGCTGCTGATCCCGGTGGTCGTGCTGGCCACGGCGCTTGCCTTCGCCTGCTCCGGCGCCCTGGAAGACTGGGCCTTTGCCGGCAACATGCCGCTGTGGCTGAGCAGCGAGCTGGGCGTGGACTTCAGCCAGCGCAACTCGCTGGTGGTGGGGATCGCCATGGGTTTCGCCGTGATCCCTACCGTATTCTCCATCAGCGAGGACGCCATCTACGGGGTCCCCAGGCACCTCACCATCGGCTCCCTGGCGCTGGGCGCCTCCCGCTGGCAGACGATCCGGCGGGTCGTGCTGCTGACCGCCGCGCCGGGCATATTCTCCGCCGTGATGCTCGGCCTGGGCCGCGCGGTGGGAGAGACGATGATCGTGGTCATGGCCACGGGCAACACGGCGATCATGGACCTCAACCTGTTCCAGGGCCTGCGGGCCATGTCGGCGAACATCGCCATCGAGATGCCGGAATCCGAAGTGGGCGGCACGCATTACCGGATCCTGTTCCTGTCGGCGCTGGTGTTGTTCGTCATGACTTTTGCGCTCAACGGCGCCGCCGAGATCGTCCGGCAGCGGTTCCGCGCGCGCTACGGGAGGCTCTGA
- the pstA gene encoding phosphate ABC transporter permease PstA has protein sequence MAGAASNRSRKNGGVPWIWVCAAAVAASVAMVIGLVLLIAVKGLAYFWPATVLEFDYRAEDAAAGGTVRIIGELAGKGTVSVAEGEATVVAQRLLLKTGNRDFYGADFRWLLRDAMGELRAPRELTLVERREWGNLYGYLQGLEEDGRGLEARDDAQLWRLLQDRIAAAQGLYARIRVLEKEEIGKANYRLEKLRLQERRLQLEGAATPAAVAALAAQRQQLLARHARIGQRLGELRRELARAQMLLRLSDGRTVTVPIAQVHRAYRPNAMTPLARGGFFCGKLWEFLTEDPREANTEGGVFPAIYGTVLMVLLMTLLVSPFGVIAAIYLHEYARQNLLTRIVRISVNNLAGIPSVVYGVFGLGFFVYFAGGALDRLFFPEALPTPTFGTPGLLWASMTLALLTVPVVIVATEEGLSRVPRALREGSLALGATQAETLFRTVLPITAPAILTGQILAISRAAGEVAPLMLVGAVKLAPSLPIDGNFPYFHLERKFMHLGFHIYDVGFQSPNVEAARPLVYATALLLVLIVLVLNLIAIVIRNRLRRRVS, from the coding sequence TTGGCCGGCGCCGCAAGCAACCGGAGCCGCAAGAACGGCGGCGTCCCCTGGATTTGGGTCTGCGCCGCCGCGGTGGCGGCCTCCGTGGCCATGGTCATCGGTCTGGTGCTGCTGATCGCGGTCAAGGGCCTGGCGTACTTCTGGCCCGCCACGGTGCTCGAATTCGACTACCGGGCGGAGGACGCGGCCGCCGGCGGCACGGTGCGCATCATCGGCGAGCTCGCGGGCAAGGGGACGGTCTCCGTCGCGGAGGGCGAGGCGACGGTGGTGGCGCAGCGCCTTTTGCTCAAGACGGGCAATCGGGATTTCTACGGCGCGGATTTCCGCTGGCTGTTGCGCGACGCCATGGGCGAGTTGCGCGCGCCGCGGGAATTGACGCTGGTGGAGCGGCGCGAATGGGGCAACCTGTACGGTTACCTGCAGGGGCTGGAGGAGGACGGCCGCGGCCTGGAGGCGCGGGACGATGCCCAGCTGTGGCGGCTGCTCCAGGATCGGATCGCGGCGGCGCAAGGCTTGTACGCGCGCATCCGCGTGCTGGAGAAAGAAGAGATCGGCAAGGCCAACTACCGGCTGGAAAAGCTGCGCCTGCAAGAGCGGCGCCTGCAGCTGGAGGGGGCGGCGACGCCGGCCGCCGTCGCGGCGCTGGCGGCGCAACGGCAGCAACTGTTGGCGCGGCACGCGCGGATCGGCCAGCGCCTGGGGGAACTGCGCCGGGAGCTGGCGCGCGCGCAAATGTTGCTGCGGCTGTCGGACGGCAGGACGGTCACGGTGCCGATCGCTCAGGTGCACCGCGCCTACCGCCCCAACGCCATGACGCCGCTGGCAAGAGGGGGCTTCTTCTGCGGCAAGTTGTGGGAATTTCTCACCGAGGATCCGCGGGAAGCGAATACCGAGGGCGGCGTGTTCCCGGCTATCTACGGCACGGTGCTGATGGTGCTGCTGATGACCTTGCTGGTCAGTCCGTTCGGCGTGATCGCCGCCATCTATCTGCACGAGTACGCGCGGCAGAATCTGCTGACCCGCATCGTCCGCATCTCGGTCAACAACCTGGCCGGCATCCCCTCGGTGGTGTACGGGGTATTCGGGCTGGGGTTCTTCGTCTATTTCGCGGGCGGCGCCCTGGACCGCCTGTTCTTCCCCGAGGCCCTGCCCACGCCCACCTTCGGGACGCCCGGGCTGCTGTGGGCCTCGATGACCCTGGCCCTGCTGACGGTGCCCGTGGTGATCGTGGCGACCGAGGAGGGCTTGTCGCGGGTGCCTCGCGCGTTGCGGGAGGGCAGCCTGGCGCTGGGGGCCACGCAGGCCGAGACTCTGTTTCGGACCGTCCTGCCCATCACGGCGCCCGCGATCCTGACCGGGCAGATCCTGGCGATCTCCCGCGCCGCCGGCGAGGTGGCGCCGCTCATGCTGGTCGGGGCGGTCAAATTGGCGCCGTCTTTGCCTATAGACGGCAACTTCCCCTACTTCCACCTGGAGCGGAAGTTCATGCACCTGGGGTTTCATATCTACGATGTAGGCTTCCAGAGCCCGAATGTAGAGGCTGCCCGCCCGCTGGTATATGCCACGGCCCTGCTGCTGGTCTTGATCGTCTTGGTTCTGAACCTCATCGCGATCGTGATTCGCAACCGCTTGCGGCGCAGGGTATCCTGA